One segment of Triticum aestivum cultivar Chinese Spring chromosome 2A, IWGSC CS RefSeq v2.1, whole genome shotgun sequence DNA contains the following:
- the LOC123190206 gene encoding ribosome maturation protein SBDS → MSRTLVQPVGQKRLTNVAVVRLRKGGQRFEIACFPNKVVNWRDRVEKDLDEVLQSHNVYSNVSKGVLAKSKDLIRIFATDDLVEICLEILEKGELQVSGKEREAQLSSQFRDIATIVMEKTISTETRRPYTMNMIESIMHEIHFAVDPNLTSKEQALKVIKKLIENPKYRIKRAPLTVRFIAPKSNLSGLMEKLDGWNAIVLSKDESADQSSIVCEIEPSVLHSCEEKLKDVQGRVEVLSVSAHKESGSSTDQYDNVEDNVEKAQPVPAKESGAVAQLSETMQKQSLSSEVESQGQAPGKPQKRCKECDIFMEDKLYRDHCKSGWHKHNYTRHKNGLPPLSQEECLMEMEMADSQRGLKDYDF, encoded by the exons ATGTCCCGCACGCTGGTGCAGCCGGTGGGGCAGAAGCGGCTGACCAACGTGGCCGTGGTGCGGCTGCGCAAGGGCGGCCAGCGGTTCGAGATCGCCTGCTTCCCCAACAAGGTGGTCAACTGGCGCGACCGCGTCGAGAAGGACCTCGACGAGGTGCTCCAGTCCCACAACGTCTACTCCAACGTCTCCAAGGGCGTCCTCGCCAAGTCCAAGGACCTCATCAGGATCTTCGCCACCGACGACCTCGTCGAAATCTGCCTCGAg ATTTTGGAGAAAGGGGAGCTCCAGGTTTCTGgcaaggagagggaggcgcagctGTCTTCCCAGTTCAGGGACATCGCCACCATCGTCATGGAGAAGACTATCAGTACTGAGACCCGGCGCCCCTACACCATGAACATGATCGAGAGCATCATGCACGAGATACACTTTGCCGTCGATCCAAATCTTACCTCCAAGGAGCAG GCACTGAAAGTTATTAAGAAGCTAATTGAGAACCCTAAATACCGTATAAAGCGTGCACCATTGACAGTGCGATTCATTGCACCTAAGTCCAATCTTTCTGGCCTTATGGAGAAGCTTGATGGGTGGAATGCAATTGTTCTTTCAAAGGATGAATCTGCCGATCAGTCTTCCATT GTATGTGAGATTGAACCATCTGTTCTGCACTCGTGTGAAGAGAAACTGAAGGACGTGCAAGGGAGGGTGGAAGTACTCTCGGTGTCGGCACACAAAGAAAGTGGCTCTTCTACAGATCAATATGACAATGTCGAGGACAATGTGGAGAAGGCACAGCCCGTGCCTGCGAAGGAGTCTGGTGCTGTTGCTCAGCTAAGTGAGACCATGCAGAAACAGAGCCTTTCGAGTGAAGTGGAAAGCCAGGGCCAGGCACCAGGCAAGCCGCAGAAAAGATGCAAAGAATGTGACATATTCATGGAGGACAAGCTGTACAGAGACCACTGCAAGTCCGGGTGGCACAAGCACAACTACACACGCCACAAGAATGGGCTTCCTCCGCTCAGCCAGGAGGAGTGCTTAATGGAAATGGAGATGGCAGATTCCCAGAGGGGTCTGAAGGACTACGATTTCTGA
- the LOC123190207 gene encoding translation initiation factor IF-2: protein MARNCRISSLPPPPSMLFFFLLLMLCTTSHCEARALRQSKRNSLMSVLFKLNFARAVEPTQPPPPPSSLDASAGSDAASASLAAVDAPFCVNPPDAPPSSSSTPPFTSTAPSSTTPSVPDQLPPITPVPPSFEPSPPADGGGATPGSSPGLGTPASTPTPINPPQFAPSPPGTAPPSPIVVVPSPPDEFGPGSGGGGQGGGVGGGGGGGGEGGGGGGGGGEGGGGGGGGVGGGGGGGLGEGGGGGGGGGGGFMPPIIYPPPLAPPMAPGSGQALWCVAKPTVPDPILQEAMDYACGSGAECRSIQPSGACSQPDTVLAHASYAFNSYWQMTRANGGTCDFGGTATIVTSDPSYDSCAFNLV, encoded by the exons ATGGCGCGCAACTGCAGAATCAGcagcttgccgccgccgccgtcgatgctcttcttcttcctgctcctcatgCTCTGTACCACCTCGCACTGCG AGGCGAGAGCTCTGAGGCAGAGCAAGAGGAACTCGCTGATGAGCGTGCTCTTCAAGCTCAACTTCGCCAGGGCGGTGGAGCCGAcgcagccgccgccccctccctcgtcGCTCGATGCCAGCGCTGGCAGCGACGCCGCGAGCGCGAGTCTCGCCGCCGTCGATGCCCCGTTCTGCGTCAACCCTCCTGACGCTCCCCCCTCGTCGTCGTCCACGCCCCCCTTCACCTCCACGGCGCCCTCCTCCACCACCCCGTCCGTGCCGGACCAGCTGCCGCCCATCACCCCCGTCCCGCCCTCCTTCGAGCCCAGCCCGCCGGCCGACGGCGGTGGCGCCACCCCGGGCTCCAGTCCGGGGCTGGGCACGCCGGCGTCCACGCCCACGCCCATCAACCCGCCGCAGTTCGCCCCGAGCCCGCCTGGGACGGCGCCGCCCAGCCCGATCGTCGTTGTGCCGAGCCCGCCCGACGAATTCGGCCCAGGCTCGGGCGGCGGAGGACAGGGAGGAGGCGTAGGAGGagggggcggtggtggaggagagggaggaggtggtggtggtggaggaggagaaggaggaggaggaggaggcggaggcgtaggaggaggaggaggaggcggtctaggagaaggaggaggtggcggagggggaggaggcggcgggttCATGCCGCCGATCATCTACCCGCCGCCGCTGGCCCCTCCGATGGCGCCGGGGTCCGGGCAGGCGCTGTGGTGCGTGGCGAAGCCGACAGTGCCGGACCCGATCCTCCAGGAGGCCATGGACTACGCGTGCGGCTCCGGCGCCGAGTGCCGGTCCATCCAGCCGTCCGGCGCCTGCTCCCAGCCGGACACCGTGCTGGCCCACGCCTCCTACGCCTTCAACAGCTACTGGCAGATGACCCGGGCCAACGGCGGCACCTGCGACTTCGGCGGCACCGCCACCATCGTCACCAGCGACCCAA GCTACGACAGTTGCGCGTTCAACCTTGTATGA